A section of the Macadamia integrifolia cultivar HAES 741 chromosome 9, SCU_Mint_v3, whole genome shotgun sequence genome encodes:
- the LOC122089059 gene encoding calmodulin-binding protein 60 D-like isoform X5 — protein sequence MQGLSMQEFYAKLEPFLRNVVREEVERVILPYIQSSPRPSINQIEASGSRGWQLHFIGTLPSTFFTNSKIEAENGTPIRIVICDASSKSFITSGPLSSVKVDIVVLDGDFGEQEDWTAEQFHASVICEREGKRPLLTGNLVVTLRGGEGYLGDIAFTDNSSWIRSRKFRLGARVNRSFSSEERIREARSEAFIVKDHRGELYKKHYPPSFGDEVWRLEKIGKDGSFHNRLAAHGIKTVQDFLRYLITDQSFLRSIFGNGMSNKTWDTIVDHAKTCVLDNKLYMYCDGGKRVGLLFNSIYNVLGIIFDGHSYQPLDDLTASQMICVERLKQHAYRNMKEMIEIDGPLNDGNLRQLPVPPAASLQGSSQALQHPDFPIILQEQLPMQPGFNSLTNISASVMEGHGELEETAVTQGHHSVQVCTPIQRNSFNMNDSCIGPYVKDGNEWAPGGPLVPAVSAGHLAGDDISQVQWQGLFPVDTSWGQGNGMFVDSSEEANMGLLSSLPDLSVQIPRTCKPNMGWFKLRAAIKWGISVRRDVAARRRASLPQFYQYC from the exons ATGCAAGGATTGTCCATGCAAGAATTCTATGCAAAGTTGGAACCTTTTCTGAGAAATGTG GTGCGAGAGGAGGTGGAACGTGTAATTTTACCCTATATCCAATCTTCCCCCAG ACCTTCCATTAACCAGATTGAGGCATCTGGATCAAGAGGCTGGCAGTTGCATTTTATTGGTACGTTGCCCAGTACGTTTTTCACAAACAGCAAAATAGAAGCTGAGAATGGTACACCCATTCGAATAGTTATTTGTGATGCTAGTTCCAAGAGTTTTATCACATCCGGTCCTTTATCATCAGTAAAGGTAGATATTGTTGTCCTTGACGGTGATTTTGGCGAACAAGAAGATTGGACTGCGGAGCAATTTCATGCAAGTGTCATATGTGAAAGAGAAGGTAAACGACCATTGCTGACGGGGAATCTAGTAGTTACACTGAGAGGTGGAGAAGGTTATCTTGGTGACATTGCTTTTACAGATAACTCCAGTTGGATACGAAGTCGAAAATTTAGATTAGGAGCTAGAGTTAACCGAAGTTTCAGTTCTGAAGAAAGAATTAGAGAAGCAAGAAGTGAAGCTTTTATTGTAAAAGATCACCGCGGAGAAT TGTATAAGAAGCACTACCCTCCATCCTTTGGTGATGAAGTATGGCGTCTGGAAAAGATTGGAAAAGATGGTTCCTTTCATAATCGGCTTGCTGCTCATGGAATTAAAACGGTGCAGGATTTTCTGCGGTATCTGATAACTGACCAATCCTTTCTACGCAGT ATTTTTGGCAATGGGATGTCAAACAAGACCTGGGATACAATTGTTGATCATGCGAAAACTTGTGTTTTAGATAATAAGCTGTACATGTATTGTGATGGTGGGAAACGGGTTGGGCTTCTGTTCAATTCCATTTACAATGTTCTTGGGATAATATTTGATGGCCACAGCTATCAGCCGCTGGATGACCTCACCGCATCTCAGATG ATTTGTGTGGAGCGTTTGAAGCAGCATGCTTACAGAAACATGAAGGAGATGATTGAGATTGATGGACCTTTGAATGATGGAAATCTGAGGCAGTTGCCTGTGCCACCAGCTGCCTCCTTGCAAGGATCAAGCCAGGCTTTGCAGCATCCCGACTTCCCAATCATTCTTCAAG AGCAACTCCCAATGCAACCAGGCTTCAATTCTTTGACAAACATATCAGCATCTGTTATGGAAGGTCATGGTGAATTGGAAGAAACTGCTGTGACTCAAGGTCATCATTCGGTGCAAGTATGCACACCAATCCAAAGGAACAGCTTTAACATGAATGATTCTTGCATTGGACCTTATGTGAAGGATGGAAACGAGTGGGCTCCAGGCGGGCCTTTGGTACCTGCTGTCTCTGCTGGACATCTAGCAGGTGATGACATTTCTCAGGTTCAGTGGCAGGGTTTATTTCCAGTTGACACATCATGGGGGCAGGGGAATGGAATGTTTGTGGACTCAAGTGAGGAAGCAAATATGGGCTTACTTTCTTCTCTGCCTGATTTAAGTGTACAAATTCCTAGGACTTGTAAGCCAAACATGGGATGGTTTAAGCTTAGGGCAGCTATTAAGTGGGGAATATCAGTTCGAAGGGATGTTGCTGCGAGAAGGAGGGCAAGTCTTCCACAGTTTTATCAGTATTGTTAA